The proteins below are encoded in one region of Amycolatopsis magusensis:
- the cofC gene encoding 2-phospho-L-lactate guanylyltransferase, giving the protein MAREVDLIVPLKQPSLGKSRLRGALDDIHDDDTHAELVLALAADTLAAATAANGVRRVLVVAADPLALTSLHRLGVEVVGDAGVRGLNTALRRGEAILRGADPGGVVAALQADLPALRPDELAMALGAAADRRAFVADRQGTGTTLLVAAPGEPLDPHFGTGSALAHTASGAVPLDVAAPSLRSDVDTAADLAHVRRLGLGWRTSTLLGEACCLS; this is encoded by the coding sequence GTGGCACGCGAGGTGGACCTGATCGTCCCGTTGAAACAGCCCAGCCTGGGCAAGTCCCGGCTCCGCGGCGCGCTGGACGACATCCACGACGACGACACGCACGCCGAGCTGGTGCTCGCGCTGGCCGCCGACACCCTGGCCGCGGCGACCGCGGCGAACGGCGTCCGCCGGGTGCTGGTGGTCGCGGCCGACCCGCTCGCGCTGACCAGCCTGCACCGGCTCGGCGTCGAAGTGGTCGGTGACGCCGGGGTGCGCGGGCTCAACACCGCGCTGCGCCGGGGTGAGGCGATCCTGCGCGGGGCCGATCCGGGCGGGGTGGTGGCCGCGCTGCAGGCCGACCTCCCCGCGTTGCGCCCGGACGAGCTGGCGATGGCGCTCGGAGCCGCCGCCGACCGGCGCGCCTTCGTCGCCGACCGGCAGGGCACCGGGACAACGCTGCTGGTCGCGGCCCCCGGCGAACCGCTGGACCCGCACTTCGGCACCGGCTCGGCGCTGGCGCACACCGCCTCCGGGGCGGTCCCGCTGGACGTCGCCGCGCCCTCGTTGCGCAGCGACGTGGACACCGCCGCGGACCTCGCCCACGTCCGGCGGCTCGGGCTCGGCTGGCGCACCTCGACCCTGCTGGGCGAGGCGTG